The following coding sequences lie in one Pseudoxanthomonas sp. SE1 genomic window:
- a CDS encoding nucleoside 2-deoxyribosyltransferase translates to MIQSLYLAGPDIFRPDAVERGKHLKGLCTRHGFEGLFPLDAQVAGHATGEPMDTARWIYRADIGLLDAADAVLANLDFFRGAEPDSGTCFEVGYAIARGKPVYGYVPEDGSLADRIRARCPEYLGANAGNDAQGWQLEEFGLPLNLMLAVPCMMVVGDADAALQRLRRDLDAQRKIA, encoded by the coding sequence ATGATCCAGTCCCTCTACCTGGCTGGCCCCGACATCTTCCGTCCTGATGCCGTTGAGCGAGGCAAACATCTCAAGGGGCTGTGCACGCGGCATGGCTTCGAAGGGCTGTTTCCGCTCGACGCCCAGGTCGCTGGCCATGCCACTGGCGAACCCATGGACACCGCGCGCTGGATCTACCGTGCCGACATCGGCCTGCTGGATGCCGCCGATGCGGTGCTGGCCAACCTGGACTTCTTCCGCGGTGCGGAACCGGACAGCGGCACCTGTTTCGAAGTCGGCTACGCGATCGCCCGCGGCAAGCCGGTCTACGGCTACGTGCCCGAAGACGGCAGCCTGGCCGACCGCATCCGCGCACGCTGCCCCGAGTACCTCGGCGCCAATGCCGGAAACGATGCTCAGGGCTGGCAGCTGGAGGAATTCGGCCTGCCGCTCAACTTGATGCTGGCAGTGCCATGCATGATGGTGGTGGGCGATGCCGACGCCGCTCTGCAGAGGCTGCGGCGCGACCTCGATGCGCAGCGGAAGATTGCCTGA